Proteins encoded together in one Rhizobacter sp. J219 window:
- a CDS encoding response regulator, which translates to MSARLLMIDDDARLSAMVGDYLGNAGYKVEVAGSLAAGRERLAAEAFDALLLDLMLPDGDGLDLCRELRGDPRTRKLPLLMLTARGEPMDRIVGLELGADDYLPKPFEPRELLARVKALLRRAAPDDAPDEVLRFGRLEIDLGARVARLEGKPCDLTSHQFDLLVVLAQSPGRVLSRDQIMDSLKGHPLEAFDRSIDVHISRIRAVIEDDPKAPKRVLTVRGAGYVFAKKQDADAAE; encoded by the coding sequence ATGAGTGCTCGCCTGTTGATGATCGATGACGATGCCCGCCTCTCGGCGATGGTGGGCGACTACCTGGGCAACGCCGGCTACAAGGTCGAGGTGGCCGGCTCACTGGCCGCAGGCCGCGAGCGCCTGGCCGCCGAGGCCTTCGACGCCTTGCTGCTCGACCTGATGCTGCCCGACGGCGACGGTCTCGACCTGTGCCGCGAATTGCGCGGCGACCCCCGCACGCGCAAGCTGCCGCTTCTGATGCTCACCGCCCGCGGCGAGCCGATGGACCGCATCGTCGGCCTCGAACTCGGCGCCGACGACTACCTGCCAAAGCCCTTCGAGCCGCGTGAGTTGCTGGCGCGCGTGAAGGCGCTGCTGCGCCGAGCGGCGCCCGACGACGCCCCCGACGAGGTGCTGCGCTTCGGGCGGCTGGAGATCGACCTCGGCGCCCGCGTGGCCCGCCTCGAAGGCAAGCCCTGCGACCTGACCAGTCACCAGTTCGACCTGCTGGTGGTGCTCGCGCAAAGCCCGGGCCGTGTGCTCTCGCGCGACCAGATCATGGACAGCCTGAAGGGTCACCCGCTCGAAGCCTTCGACCGCTCGATCGATGTGCACATCTCGCGCATCCGCGCGGTGATCGAAGACGACCCCAAGGCGCCCAAGCGCGTGCTGACGGTGCGTGGCGCAGGCTACGTGTTCGCGAAAAAGCAGGACGCCGACGCTGCGGAATGA
- a CDS encoding Spy/CpxP family protein refolding chaperone has product MFQRRTQALASEGRPAPRGVKFVMLVTLLAVGGTVALSAWAQPAGPQDGPPHARHGMHHGPRGAHGGFGGHRLFMASPEHAERAVDRYLKGVDASEAQRTQVKQIVRAAAADLKPIHDTARGLRRQSQQLFAAPVVDARAVEATRVQLLAQHDLASKRISQAMLEISTVLSPEQRAKLAAQAQQRQERMKERLQNRTLERRGAASAPVQ; this is encoded by the coding sequence ATGTTCCAACGCAGGACACAGGCCCTGGCCTCGGAGGGGCGCCCGGCGCCCCGTGGCGTGAAGTTCGTGATGCTGGTGACGCTCTTGGCGGTGGGGGGCACGGTGGCGCTGTCGGCCTGGGCTCAGCCGGCCGGCCCGCAAGACGGCCCGCCGCACGCGCGCCATGGCATGCACCACGGCCCGCGCGGGGCGCATGGCGGCTTCGGCGGCCACAGGCTTTTCATGGCCTCGCCCGAGCACGCCGAGCGCGCCGTCGACCGTTACCTCAAGGGGGTGGACGCGAGCGAGGCGCAGCGCACCCAGGTCAAGCAGATCGTGCGGGCGGCGGCAGCCGACCTGAAGCCCATCCATGACACGGCGCGCGGCCTGCGCCGCCAGAGCCAGCAGCTGTTCGCAGCACCGGTGGTCGATGCGCGTGCCGTCGAGGCGACCCGGGTGCAACTGCTCGCGCAGCACGACCTGGCCAGCAAGCGCATCAGCCAGGCCATGCTCGAGATCAGCACCGTGCTGAGCCCCGAGCAGCGCGCCAAGCTGGCGGCACAGGCCCAGCAGCGTCAGGAGCGCATGAAAGAGCGCCTGCAGAACCGCACCCTGGAACGCCGCGGCGCGGCCAGCGCCCCCGTGCAATGA
- a CDS encoding DUF3717 domain-containing protein: MAGIHITDIEAAINWWRERSPSPDGITACKEVLALAEVYALMVYYHETECDEDSMPPKAHEAWLAWYASTPDAPCIAICSTSQGDDVCKGCGRTFDEVQNWTVMSPSEKRQTWRRITFEGTAWRFNRYSERAPDAQPSPAPEGAA, encoded by the coding sequence GTGGCCGGCATCCACATCACCGACATCGAAGCCGCCATCAACTGGTGGCGCGAGCGTTCGCCCTCGCCCGACGGCATCACCGCCTGCAAGGAGGTGCTCGCGCTGGCCGAGGTGTACGCGCTGATGGTGTACTACCACGAGACCGAGTGCGACGAAGACTCCATGCCGCCCAAGGCCCATGAGGCCTGGCTCGCCTGGTACGCCAGCACGCCCGACGCGCCCTGCATCGCCATCTGCTCCACGAGCCAGGGCGACGACGTCTGCAAAGGCTGCGGCCGCACCTTCGACGAAGTGCAGAACTGGACGGTGATGAGCCCCTCGGAAAAGCGCCAGACCTGGCGCCGCATCACCTTCGAAGGCACCGCCTGGCGCTTCAACCGCTACAGCGAACGGGCGCCCGACGCCCAGCCCAGCCCGGCCCCCGAGGGCGCTGCTTGA
- a CDS encoding GGDEF domain-containing protein, with protein MSSPALLVDAPAIEPRAEGDAHTRTRRRVWMVECAVIGASYVLNGVLLSLFALAGTVHWSAGVCYGLPGVLLSALCVALISTGASERTQDPSMSKVQAYGNAALTLTGVALFPQLAFAYALILFILMLTSTYRMPKRRLNAMLAVVVLLFAVLTFGQGRPLTVPGSTPLERWLSLLFFVVSLGRCVFLSVINTHNNRLLRERGIEMQAKLAEIERLAHHDELTGALNRRRMMHFLGEELARHDRNGVPVSVALLDLDHFKAVNDTLGHLCGDEVLRRFATAVQRHARNTDRFGRYGGEEFLVILNDTSTDAALQAIERMRSAIAKIDWSDISPELRVTFSAGIATYNGSETVEVLLGRADLGLYEAKHHGRNCSRAL; from the coding sequence ATGTCCAGCCCCGCCCTCCTCGTCGACGCACCCGCCATCGAGCCCCGCGCCGAAGGCGATGCGCACACGCGCACCCGGCGGCGGGTCTGGATGGTGGAGTGCGCGGTCATCGGGGCGAGCTACGTCCTCAACGGCGTGCTGCTGAGCCTCTTCGCGCTCGCCGGCACCGTGCACTGGAGCGCGGGCGTGTGCTACGGGCTGCCGGGGGTGCTGCTGTCGGCGCTCTGCGTGGCCCTCATCAGCACCGGCGCCAGCGAGCGGACCCAGGACCCCAGCATGTCGAAAGTGCAGGCTTACGGGAATGCTGCGTTGACGCTGACCGGCGTCGCGCTGTTTCCGCAGCTGGCCTTCGCCTACGCGCTGATCCTCTTCATCCTGATGCTCACGTCGACCTACCGCATGCCCAAGCGCCGGCTCAACGCGATGCTGGCCGTGGTGGTGCTGCTCTTCGCCGTGCTCACCTTCGGGCAAGGCCGGCCGCTCACGGTGCCCGGCAGCACGCCGCTGGAGCGCTGGCTGTCGCTGCTCTTCTTCGTGGTCTCGCTTGGTCGCTGCGTGTTCCTGAGCGTGATCAACACCCACAACAACCGCCTGCTGCGCGAGCGCGGCATCGAGATGCAGGCCAAGCTGGCCGAGATCGAGCGCCTGGCGCACCACGACGAGCTGACCGGCGCGCTCAACCGCCGCCGCATGATGCATTTCCTCGGCGAGGAGTTGGCCCGCCACGACCGCAACGGTGTGCCGGTAAGCGTGGCCCTGCTCGACCTCGACCACTTCAAGGCGGTGAACGACACGCTCGGCCACCTGTGCGGCGATGAAGTGCTGCGCCGCTTCGCCACCGCCGTGCAACGCCATGCCCGCAACACCGACCGCTTCGGCCGCTACGGCGGCGAGGAGTTCCTGGTCATCCTGAACGACACGTCGACCGACGCCGCCCTGCAGGCCATCGAGCGCATGCGCAGCGCCATCGCCAAGATCGACTGGAGCGACATCTCGCCGGAGCTGCGCGTGACCTTCTCGGCCGGCATCGCCACCTACAACGGCAGCGAGACGGTCGAAGTGCTGCTCGGCCGCGCCGACCTCGGTCTCTACGAAGCCAAGCACCACGGCCGCAATTGCAGCCGCGCCCTGTGA
- a CDS encoding HAMP domain-containing sensor histidine kinase encodes MRTLTLRIYLTVVAVLLLFAFGSGWLFQRQVQRERQLTESAVSERMGAWGDLIQRALPTPEAPVDEQAAALAEWSQRLRLPLALDDRAGVRIATSESFVRRQSEGGGRLHAVPLDDGRTLWVLRMAPGARLRAITGQGGGPRSDVLRPLPPPLLPFMPPAWQGFGPVVLLVLLFVAVAAGAWPAVRHLTRRLQALKQGVEQFGAGQLHHRVEVSGRDEVAAVAASFNLAAERIENLVRSHQSLLANASHELRSPLARMKMAVQMLDGASPQQSQRLKHEIETNVAGLDALVEEVLLASRLDAVQRVDKRDPVDLLALAAEEGSRVDAVVDGTSATVAGDERLLRRALRNLLENARRYGGGDISVNVTSGGNQATVQVCDRGPGVPPAQRERIFEPFYRLPGHAEQAGGVGLGLSLVKQIAERHGGSVRCTDRDGGGSCFELVFPRA; translated from the coding sequence ATGAGAACCCTCACGCTCCGGATCTACCTGACCGTCGTGGCGGTGCTGTTGCTGTTCGCCTTCGGCTCCGGCTGGCTGTTCCAGCGCCAGGTGCAGCGCGAACGGCAGCTCACCGAATCGGCCGTGTCCGAGCGCATGGGCGCGTGGGGCGACCTGATCCAGCGTGCGCTGCCGACGCCTGAGGCGCCGGTCGACGAGCAGGCAGCGGCCCTGGCCGAATGGTCGCAGCGCCTGCGTCTGCCCTTGGCGCTGGACGACCGGGCGGGGGTGCGCATCGCCACGTCCGAGTCCTTCGTGCGCCGTCAGTCCGAAGGCGGCGGCCGGCTGCATGCCGTGCCGCTCGACGACGGCCGCACGCTGTGGGTGCTGCGCATGGCGCCGGGAGCCCGCCTGCGCGCCATCACCGGGCAGGGTGGAGGCCCGAGAAGCGACGTGCTGCGCCCGTTGCCGCCGCCGCTGCTGCCCTTCATGCCGCCGGCCTGGCAGGGCTTCGGGCCTGTCGTGCTGCTGGTGCTGCTCTTCGTTGCGGTGGCGGCCGGCGCCTGGCCGGCGGTGCGCCACCTCACGCGCCGGCTGCAGGCCTTGAAGCAGGGTGTCGAGCAGTTCGGCGCCGGCCAGCTGCATCACCGGGTGGAGGTGAGCGGGCGCGACGAGGTGGCCGCGGTGGCGGCGAGCTTCAACCTTGCCGCCGAGCGCATCGAGAACCTGGTGCGCTCGCACCAGTCGCTCCTGGCCAATGCGAGCCACGAGCTGCGCTCGCCGCTGGCGCGCATGAAGATGGCGGTGCAGATGCTCGACGGCGCCTCGCCGCAGCAGTCGCAGCGCCTGAAGCACGAGATCGAGACCAACGTGGCCGGACTCGACGCGCTGGTCGAGGAGGTGTTGCTCGCGAGCCGGCTCGATGCCGTGCAGCGCGTCGACAAGCGCGACCCGGTCGACCTGCTGGCGCTTGCCGCGGAGGAGGGCTCGCGTGTGGACGCTGTGGTGGACGGCACTTCGGCCACCGTGGCCGGCGACGAGCGCCTGCTGCGCCGTGCCCTGCGCAACCTGCTGGAAAACGCGCGCCGTTATGGCGGTGGCGACATCAGCGTCAACGTCACGAGCGGCGGCAACCAGGCCACGGTGCAGGTGTGCGATCGCGGCCCGGGTGTGCCGCCAGCGCAGCGCGAGCGCATCTTCGAGCCCTTCTACCGGCTGCCGGGCCACGCTGAACAGGCGGGGGGTGTGGGCCTCGGACTGAGCCTCGTCAAGCAGATCGCCGAGCGCCACGGCGGCAGCGTGCGCTGCACCGACCGTGACGGTGGCGGCAGCTGCTTCGAGCTGGTGTTTCCGCGCGCCTAG
- a CDS encoding MATE family efflux transporter, with protein sequence MTAALLHPGTRLLDSARRIVPLAWPVFVGQVAVLAFSTVDTVMVARYAALDLAALAVGSAAYITIFVGFMGMVLAIGPIAGQLYGAKRTLEAGAQLHQAVWVALGLSLLGSVLLLMPAPFLLAAQAKPEVADKVQAYLGYLALALPPSLIFQAFRGFNTAVSRPKVVMTLQLGALALKVPLNALLIYGVPAWNLPAMGAAGCGLASAIAMWAQLAIAWWVLRRDPFYAPFGLHVTRLNPPHWPSLKELLRLGIPMGLSILIEVTGFTFMAIFISRIGTTEVAGHQLAANMVSLMFMMPLGIANATSTLVAQSIGADRHADARRLGWHGLQIGAVVAGVLGTTVYLLREPVLNAYTHNPVIVASAMPLLAFVAIFHVADATQTIASFVMRAYRVATAPMVIYAVALWGVGLGGGYVVAFNLTGLTPEPLLGARGFWAASVTGLVLSGIGLCTLMAWVLHHKRGR encoded by the coding sequence TTGACGGCAGCCCTTCTCCACCCCGGCACCCGCCTGCTCGACAGCGCACGCCGCATCGTGCCGCTGGCCTGGCCGGTGTTCGTCGGCCAGGTGGCGGTGCTCGCCTTCAGCACCGTCGACACGGTGATGGTGGCCCGCTACGCCGCACTCGACCTGGCCGCCCTCGCCGTCGGGTCGGCCGCCTACATCACCATCTTCGTCGGCTTCATGGGCATGGTGCTCGCCATCGGGCCGATCGCGGGCCAGCTCTACGGTGCGAAGAGAACGCTCGAGGCCGGCGCCCAGCTGCACCAGGCGGTGTGGGTCGCACTCGGCCTGTCGCTGCTCGGCAGTGTGCTGCTGCTGATGCCGGCGCCCTTCCTGCTCGCCGCGCAGGCCAAACCGGAAGTCGCCGACAAGGTGCAGGCCTACCTCGGCTATCTCGCGCTCGCCCTGCCGCCTTCGCTCATCTTCCAGGCCTTCCGCGGCTTCAACACCGCCGTGTCGCGGCCCAAGGTGGTGATGACGCTGCAGCTCGGCGCGCTCGCGCTCAAGGTACCCCTCAACGCGCTGCTGATCTACGGCGTGCCGGCCTGGAACCTGCCCGCAATGGGCGCGGCCGGCTGCGGGCTCGCGAGCGCCATCGCCATGTGGGCGCAGCTGGCCATCGCATGGTGGGTGCTGCGGCGCGACCCGTTCTACGCGCCTTTCGGCCTGCACGTCACGCGCCTCAACCCGCCGCACTGGCCAAGCCTCAAGGAGCTGCTGCGCCTGGGCATCCCGATGGGCCTGTCGATCCTGATCGAGGTGACCGGTTTCACCTTCATGGCGATCTTCATCTCGCGCATCGGCACCACCGAGGTGGCGGGCCACCAGCTGGCGGCGAACATGGTCTCGCTGATGTTCATGATGCCGCTGGGCATCGCCAACGCCACCAGCACGCTCGTCGCGCAGAGCATCGGCGCCGATCGGCACGCCGACGCGCGACGTCTCGGCTGGCACGGCCTGCAGATCGGCGCCGTCGTCGCCGGCGTGCTGGGCACCACGGTCTATCTGCTGCGCGAGCCGGTGCTCAATGCGTACACCCACAACCCGGTCATCGTGGCCTCGGCGATGCCGCTGCTCGCCTTCGTCGCGATCTTCCACGTGGCCGATGCCACGCAGACCATCGCATCGTTCGTCATGCGGGCCTACCGCGTGGCAACCGCGCCGATGGTCATTTACGCCGTGGCGCTGTGGGGCGTGGGCCTGGGTGGCGGCTACGTGGTCGCGTTCAACCTGACCGGCCTGACACCCGAACCCTTGCTCGGCGCGCGAGGTTTCTGGGCCGCCTCGGTCACCGGCCTTGTGCTCTCAGGCATCGGGCTGTGCACCCTGATGGCCTGGGTCTTGCACCACAAGCGCGGCCGCTAG